The following coding sequences lie in one Streptomyces lydicus genomic window:
- a CDS encoding mucin-2, with product MRTYATAQHTGTDPGQCDATAVRTSPDGTRAYVLLDGLGRREETHLWALGAARQIARTAARRRNAEAGLRHVYNLCRDDAIHYGVGHKAAAVVAVKTPGKPLTVAWCGDSRAYLMERGNAVRLTDDHNKRRVYPPTATYPHGGNRNHITSCLGSDRNDEDVRNRHRHPAIETTTREITGPCRLLLASDGTYEPIEDARHCLFTECDGDDLIPTVRNLVNLAVDTAVKTSRALDPNQVYADNATALLADLAS from the coding sequence ATGCGCACCTACGCCACCGCCCAGCACACCGGAACCGACCCCGGCCAGTGCGACGCCACCGCCGTCCGCACCTCCCCGGATGGAACCCGCGCGTACGTCCTCCTGGACGGCTTGGGCCGACGTGAGGAGACCCACCTGTGGGCCCTCGGCGCCGCCCGGCAGATCGCCCGCACCGCCGCCCGCCGGCGCAACGCCGAGGCCGGACTGCGGCACGTCTACAACCTGTGCCGGGACGACGCCATCCACTACGGCGTCGGCCACAAGGCGGCCGCCGTGGTCGCCGTCAAGACCCCCGGAAAGCCCTTGACGGTGGCCTGGTGCGGCGACTCCCGGGCATACCTGATGGAGCGCGGGAACGCGGTGCGCCTGACCGACGACCACAACAAGCGCCGCGTCTACCCGCCCACCGCTACCTATCCGCACGGCGGCAACCGCAACCACATCACCTCGTGCCTCGGCTCAGACCGCAACGACGAGGACGTACGCAACCGGCACCGCCACCCCGCAATCGAGACCACCACGCGAGAGATCACCGGCCCCTGCCGCCTGCTGCTCGCCTCGGACGGCACGTACGAACCGATCGAGGACGCCCGGCACTGCCTGTTCACCGAATGCGACGGCGACGACCTGATTCCCACCGTCCGGAACCTGGTGAACCTGGCTGTCGACACCGCCGTCAAGACCAGCCGCGCCCTGGACCCGAACCAGGTCTACGCGGACAACGCGACCGCCCTCTTGGCCGACCTGGCCTCCTGA